A stretch of Nyctibius grandis isolate bNycGra1 chromosome 24, bNycGra1.pri, whole genome shotgun sequence DNA encodes these proteins:
- the CSF3R gene encoding granulocyte colony-stimulating factor receptor, translated as MARRGAGTLFLPRLSLLLLLCPGGTLGCASVAVDSPIVPLGSAVTASCTIQSELCRSLERGKVRITWMLDNEPVAGSQRQGAGGTEVSNLTLPQFNRTQARLWCCVEWNGTKQRVGMAEIRAGYPPAKPSNLSCVLNLSDYGLTCQWEQGADSHLPTSVALKCAGSRAQAVTGCTPQGGRSRCTVPRRLLQLYRQMEIWVSATNALGTAESEHLCIDPMDVAKLDPPALRSIQSIPFQTDCIRLAWEVARSNAHMELQCELRYRAPEDPAWALVTGIIGQAGTTQRCGFLFGTQYHFQMRCRRSSARGYWSEWSPGRNYTTHEKAPTGKLDAWWSARPAGAGGRLEVQLRWKAPRRREANGRVLGYRVTLSPRRRGRDPPAVCNTTHTQCDFSAPAGTTRVYLSAYNAAGVSAATEVVLLERKGQPLAGLRAVPGGERSLWVRWEAPPAPAAAYVLEWQRVPSAPGRCSACWQMERDGAATTALIRDGIEPFQRYNISVYPLYKDAIGVPIHTAAYSKQKAPSYAPKLHLKSISKSDAELCWDPVPVEMQNGFITSYTIFWANSTADVSSATVNPSLSSFVIRELKPSTLYKVHIMASTAAGSTNGTSLTLVTTVLDDIEIQFLFLTLALVFVLLIFLLICFQKNGRVKQQFWPSVPDPANSSLGKWVPAELQQEPPQLPGVREPGLAAISTVTVLERAAGKQPPARGREPVPDPAGPGLPRPYVRQEGPRQGPGEPVQYARLGAEGYQGQQHPPPRLYVRSGSAQPLLAEPSPGPQPYENLWFPGAAPHGCPGAGGCPEEPSATFPLLQGLRISGAEELHDCRAF; from the exons ATGGCCAGGCGCGGTGCTGGGACGCTCTTCCTGCCGCggctctccctgctcctgctcctctgcccaggCG GGACCCTGGGCTGTGCCTCGGTGGCTGTGGACTCGCCCATCGTGCCCCTGGGCTCGGCCGTCACAGCATCCTGCACCATCCAGAGCGAGCTCTGCCGCAGCTTGGAGCGGGGCAAGGTCCGGATCACCTGGATGCTGGACAACGAGCCCGTGGCCGGGAGCCAGCGCCAGGGTGCGGGGGGCACGGAGGTGTCCAACCTCACCCTGCCCCAGTTCAACCGCACGCAGGCCAGGCTGTGGTGCTGCGTGGAGTGGAACGGGACCAAGCAGCGCGTCGGCATGGCCGAGATCAGGGCGGGCT ACCCGCCTGCGAAGCCCTCCAACCTCAGCTGCGTCCTGAACCTCAGCGACTACGGGCTGACGTGCCAGTGGGAGCAGGGAGCCGACAGCCACCTCCCCACCAGCGTGGCGCTGAAGTGTGCTGG GAGCAGGGCCCAGGCGGTGACGGGCTGCACCCCGCAAGGCGGCCGCAGCCGCTGCACGGTGCCGCGCCGGCTGCTGCAGCTCTACCGGCAAATGGAGATCTGGGTGTCGGCCACCAACGCGCTGGGCACGGCCGAGTCGGAGCATCTCTGCATCGACCCCATGGACGTGG CCAAGCTGGATCCCCCGGCCCTGCGGAGCATCCAGTCCATCCCCTTCCAGACCGACTGCATCCGCCTGGCCTGGGAGGTGGCCCGCAGCAACGCGCACATGGAGCTGCAGTGCGAGCTGCGCTACCGGGCGCCCGAGGACCCCGCCTGGGCTCTG GTCACCGGCATCATCGGCCAGGCTGGCACCACGCAGCGCTGCGGCTTCCTCTTCGGCACGCAGTACCACTTCCAGATGCGGTGCCGGCGGAGCTCGGCACGGGGCTACTGGAGCGAGTGGAGCCCGGGCAGGAACTACACCACCCACGAGAAAG CCCCCACGGGGAAGCTGGACGCGTGGTGGAGCGCCCGGCCGGccggcgcgggcgggcggctggAGGTGCAGCTGCGCTGGAAG GCCCCACGGCGGCGGGAGGCGAACGGGCGAGTGCTGGGGTACCGCGTCACCCTGAGCCccaggaggagaggcagggacccccccgcTGTCTGCAACACCACCCACACCCAGTGCGACTTCTCCGCGCCGGCGGGGACCACGAGGGTCTATCTCTCAGCCTACAACGCCGCCGGCGTGTCGGCAGCGACCGAGGTCGTCCTCCTGGAGAGGAAAG GTCAGCCCCTGGCTGGGCTCCGGGCTGTGCCCGGGGGCGAGCGCAGCCTCTGGGTGCGCTGGGaggccccgccggcccccgcggCCGCCTACGTCCTGGAGTGGCAGCGGGTGCCCTCGGCGCCCGGCCGCTGCAGCGCCTGCTGGCAGATGGAGCGGGACGGGGCGGCCACCACGGCCCTCATCCGGG ATGGCATCGAGCCCTTCCAGCGGTACAACATCTCGGTGTACCCCCTCTACAAGGATGCCATCGGGGTCCCCATCCACACCGCAGCCTACTCCAAGCAGAAGG CACCGTCCTACGCCCCGAAGCTCCACCTGAAGAGCATCAGCAAGTCCGATGCCGAGCTCTGCTGGGACCCGGTGCCGGTTGAGATGCAGAATGGCTTTATCACCAGCTACACCATCTTCTGGGCCAACAGCACCGCAGACGTGTCCA GTGCCACCGTGAATCCCTCTCTGAGCTCCTTTGTCATCCGGGAGCTGAAGCCATCGACCCTGTACAAAGTGCACATCATGGCATCCACGGCCGCCGGCAGCACCAACGGCACCAGCCTGACCCTGGTGACCACGGTGCTGG ATGACATTGAAATCCAGTTCCTCTTCCTGACCCTGGCGCTGGTCTTTGTCCTGCTCATATTTTTGCTCATCTGCTTCCAGAAGAACGGGCG GGTGAAGCAGCAGTTCTGGCCCAGCGTCCCTGACCCCGCCAACAGCAGCCTGGGCAAGTGGGTGCCGGCggagctgcagcag GAGCCCCCGCAGCTCCCCGGCGTGCGGGAGCCCGGCCTGGCCGCCATTTCTACAGTCACGGTGCTCGAAAGGGCGGCGGGGAAGCAGCCGCCCGCCCGGGGCAGGGAGCCCGTCCCCGatcccgccggccccggcctgCCCCGGCCCTACGTGCGGCAGGAGGGGCCGCGCCAGGGCCCCGGGGAGCCGGTGCAGTACGCGCGGCTGGGGGCCGAGGGCTACCAGGGCCAGCAGCACCCCCCGCCGCGCCTCTACGTGCGCTCCGGCTCCGCGCAGCCGCTGCTCGCCgagcccagccccggcccgcAGCCCTACGAGAACCTGTGGttccccggggccgccccccacGGCTGCCCGGGGGCTGGCGGCTGCCCCGAGGAGCCGTCCGCCACCTTCCCCCTGCTGCAGGGCCTCCGCATCAGCGGCGCCGAGGAGCTCCACGACTGCCGGGCGTTTTAG
- the MRPS15 gene encoding small ribosomal subunit protein uS15m, with amino-acid sequence MLALRAALGRCLAGPARGGAAVLGSARGGGGAACSAFIQAARCYARPVRRKRKDIPSQLDDLPPTMLKKDYANVPIINSVDDVVKRLLSLEMASQKEKVKIKTQQLVEKVRRSPSDNGSFEVQVAILTAKIRTYEEHLQRHPKDKSNRRCMLMAIDRRKKLLAYLRRVRYDTFENTCKQLNIQYTLPPPYSRRVTKRWLVKKAFCLKVFQEVRKLKAQERLKQRRERQARASAAKEDEAQREGTPV; translated from the exons ATGCTGGCGCTGCGGGCGGCGCTGGGCCGCTGCCTGGCGGGGccggcccgcggcggggctgcCGTGCTGGGGAgcgcccgcggcggcggcggggccg CTTGCAGTGCCTTTATTCAGGCAGCCAGATGTTACGCCAGACCTgtgagaagaaagaggaaag ACATCCCCAGCCAGCTGGATGATCTCCCTCCCACAATGCTGAAGAAAGATTATGCCAATGTCCCAATAATAAATAG CGTTGACGATGTAGTGAAAAGGCTGTTGTCCCTGGAGATGGCAAGCCAG AAGGAGAAGGTGAAAATAAAGACACAGCAGCTGGTGGAGAAGGTCAGGAGGTCTCCCAGTGACAATGGCTCCTTTGAGGTGCAAG TGGCTATATTGACTGCCAAGATACGCACTTACGAGGAACATCTGCAGCGGCATCCCAAG GATAAAAGTAACCGTCGATGCATGCTGATGGCAATCGATCGCCGGAAGAAGCTACTGGCATATCTCCGCCGTGTCCGCTACGATACCTTTGAGAACACCTGCAAGCAGCTGAATATCCAGTACACCCTGCCCCCTCCCTACTCCAGAAGGGTCACCAAGCGCTGGCTCGTGAAGAAGGCTTTCTGCCTCAAG GTGTTTCAGGAGGTGCGGAAGCTGAAAGCACAAGAGAGactgaagcagagaagagagCGGCAAGCAAGAGCGAGCGCTGCAAAGGAGGACGAGGCGCAGCGCGAGGGGACGCCCGTGTAG
- the OSCP1 gene encoding protein OSCP1 isoform X1, which yields MSARALPLLFLNLGGEMLYILDQRLRAQSIPGEKARKVMNDIITTMFNKKFMEELFKPQELYSKKALRTVYDRLAHASIMRLNQASMDKLYDLMTMAFKYQVLLCPRPKDVLLVTFNHLDAIKDFVQDSPGILNQVDETFRQLIETYSSLSAGEFQLIRQTLLLFFQDMHIRVSIFLKDKVQNSNGRFVLPISGPVPWGTEVPGLIRMFNHKGDEIKRTQFTTDGNYVTPQREGSFDLYGDRVLKLGTNMYSVSRPVETHMSGSSKNLASHAKENTAPNPLAKEELNFLARLLGGLDVKKPSGSETGFRLNLFPTDEEEEHAALTRPEELSYKVVNIEATQEPARRAELSRILGELEVAEPRPASGGKGEELLALMDAL from the exons ATGTCGGCCCGGGCGCTGCCGCTGCTGTTCCTCAACCTGGGCGGGGAGATGCTCTACATCCTGGACCAGCGGCTCCGCGCCCAGAGCATCCCCGGGGAGAAGGCCCGCAAAG TTATGAATGACATCATCACAACCATGTTCAATAAAAAATTTATGGAAGAGCTGTTTAAACCACAGGAACTCTATTCCAAGAAAGCTCTGCGAACGGTGTACGACCGGCTAGCTCATGCTTCGATCATGAGACTGAACCAGGCAAGCATGGACAAG CTGTACGACCTTATGACTATGGCCTTCAAATACCAAGTGCTGCTGTGCCCTCGGCCCAAAGACGTTCTGCTGGTCACGTTCAACCACCTGGACGCGATCAAGGATTTCGTACAGGATTCCCCTGGCATCCTGAACCAGGTGGATGAAACTTTCCGACAGCTGATTGAA acgTACAGCTCTCTCTCTGCTGGTGAATTTCAGCTCATCAGGCAaactctcctccttttttttcaggacatGCACATAAGG GTCTCTATCTTTCTGAAGGATAAAGTGCAAAACTCTAATGGTCGCTTTGTGCTGCCAATATCAGGCCCTGTGCCTTGGGGTACAGAAGTTCCAGGACTCATCAG GATGTTTAATCACAAGGgagatgaaattaaaagaacTCAGTTCACCACTGATGGAAATTATGTTACTCCACAAAGGGAAGGATCTTTTGATCTTTATGGAGACAGAGTCCTCAAACTTGGAACAAATAT GTACAGTGTCAGTCGGCCGGTAGAGACACACATGTCAGGATCATCCAAAAACCTGGCATCCCATGCGAAG GAGAATACAGCCCCTAACCCTCTTGCTAAAGAAGAACTGAACTTTTTGGCCCGGCTACTGGGAGGTCTGGACGTCAAGAAGCCCAGTGGCAGTGAGACAGGATTTCGACTGAATTTGTTCCCGACCGACGAGGAGGAAGA ACACGCTGCATTGACTAGACCAGAGGAGTTATCTTACAAGGTTGTCAACATAGAAGCCACGCAG GagccggcgcggcgggcggaGCTGTCCCGCATCCTGGGCGAGCTGGAGGTGGCGGAGCCGCGGCCGGCGAGCGGCGGGAAGGGCGAGGAGCTGCTGGCGCTGATGGACGCGCTCTGA
- the OSCP1 gene encoding protein OSCP1 isoform X2: MFLLLFPFVAVCLGFTVMNDIITTMFNKKFMEELFKPQELYSKKALRTVYDRLAHASIMRLNQASMDKLYDLMTMAFKYQVLLCPRPKDVLLVTFNHLDAIKDFVQDSPGILNQVDETFRQLIETYSSLSAGEFQLIRQTLLLFFQDMHIRVSIFLKDKVQNSNGRFVLPISGPVPWGTEVPGLIRMFNHKGDEIKRTQFTTDGNYVTPQREGSFDLYGDRVLKLGTNMYSVSRPVETHMSGSSKNLASHAKENTAPNPLAKEELNFLARLLGGLDVKKPSGSETGFRLNLFPTDEEEEHAALTRPEELSYKVVNIEATQEPARRAELSRILGELEVAEPRPASGGKGEELLALMDAL, encoded by the exons atgttcctcctcctttttccttttgtggctGTGTGCCTGGGTTTCACAG TTATGAATGACATCATCACAACCATGTTCAATAAAAAATTTATGGAAGAGCTGTTTAAACCACAGGAACTCTATTCCAAGAAAGCTCTGCGAACGGTGTACGACCGGCTAGCTCATGCTTCGATCATGAGACTGAACCAGGCAAGCATGGACAAG CTGTACGACCTTATGACTATGGCCTTCAAATACCAAGTGCTGCTGTGCCCTCGGCCCAAAGACGTTCTGCTGGTCACGTTCAACCACCTGGACGCGATCAAGGATTTCGTACAGGATTCCCCTGGCATCCTGAACCAGGTGGATGAAACTTTCCGACAGCTGATTGAA acgTACAGCTCTCTCTCTGCTGGTGAATTTCAGCTCATCAGGCAaactctcctccttttttttcaggacatGCACATAAGG GTCTCTATCTTTCTGAAGGATAAAGTGCAAAACTCTAATGGTCGCTTTGTGCTGCCAATATCAGGCCCTGTGCCTTGGGGTACAGAAGTTCCAGGACTCATCAG GATGTTTAATCACAAGGgagatgaaattaaaagaacTCAGTTCACCACTGATGGAAATTATGTTACTCCACAAAGGGAAGGATCTTTTGATCTTTATGGAGACAGAGTCCTCAAACTTGGAACAAATAT GTACAGTGTCAGTCGGCCGGTAGAGACACACATGTCAGGATCATCCAAAAACCTGGCATCCCATGCGAAG GAGAATACAGCCCCTAACCCTCTTGCTAAAGAAGAACTGAACTTTTTGGCCCGGCTACTGGGAGGTCTGGACGTCAAGAAGCCCAGTGGCAGTGAGACAGGATTTCGACTGAATTTGTTCCCGACCGACGAGGAGGAAGA ACACGCTGCATTGACTAGACCAGAGGAGTTATCTTACAAGGTTGTCAACATAGAAGCCACGCAG GagccggcgcggcgggcggaGCTGTCCCGCATCCTGGGCGAGCTGGAGGTGGCGGAGCCGCGGCCGGCGAGCGGCGGGAAGGGCGAGGAGCTGCTGGCGCTGATGGACGCGCTCTGA
- the LSM10 gene encoding U7 snRNA-associated Sm-like protein LSm10, with the protein MEVSHSVKERTIAENSLVILLQGLCGHVTTVDLRDESTATGRVTTVDAFMNVRLAEVTFTDRQGTVSRLDELFVTGRNVRYVHIPDEVDIRATIERQLQAIHRVRYFGARDKGRKEFPRAKRT; encoded by the coding sequence ATGGAGGTCAGCCACTCCGTCAAGGAGCGAACCATCGCCGAGAACAGCCTGGTCATCCTGCTGCAGGGCCTGTgcggccacgtcaccaccgtGGACCTCCGCGACGAGAGCACGGCCACGGGGCGCGTCACCACCGTGGACGCCTTCATGAACGTGCGGCTGGCCGAGGTGACCTTCACGGACAGGCAGGGCACGGTGTCCCGCCTGGACGAGCTCTTTGTGACCGGCAGGAACGTCCGCTACGTCCACATCCCCGACGAGGTGGACATCAGGGCCACCATTGAGCGGCAGCTGCAGGCCATCCACAGGGTCCGCTACTTCGGGGCCCGCGACAAGGGCAGGAAGGAGTTCCCTCGCGCCAAGCGCACGTGA